The following proteins come from a genomic window of Calorimonas adulescens:
- a CDS encoding DUF523 domain-containing protein, with the protein MNKNERILVSACLAGFNCRYDGKNCLNEKILKLVMEGMAIPVCPEQLGGLKTPRNPAEVCINDGKTRVFDIAGNDVTEEFNKGARETLKLAMLYGVKKAVLKSKSPSCGSGEIYSGKFDGELIDGDGITARLLKYNGIEVIREDDL; encoded by the coding sequence ATGAATAAAAATGAAAGGATACTGGTGAGTGCATGTCTTGCTGGATTTAACTGCAGGTATGATGGTAAAAACTGCTTAAATGAGAAGATATTGAAACTGGTTATGGAGGGTATGGCAATACCTGTGTGCCCTGAGCAGCTTGGCGGTCTTAAAACACCACGGAATCCTGCCGAAGTCTGTATAAATGATGGCAAGACAAGAGTTTTTGACATTGCGGGGAACGATGTTACTGAAGAGTTTAATAAGGGTGCACGGGAGACATTAAAACTGGCTATGTTATATGGTGTCAAAAAGGCTGTATTGAAATCGAAAAGCCCTTCCTGTGGCAGCGGGGAAATCTATAGTGGCAAATTTGATGGAGAGCTTATAGATGGAGATGGGATAACTGCCCGGCTGTTGAAATATAACGGGATTGAGGTCATTAGAGAGGATGACTTGTAA
- a CDS encoding cell division protein ZapA, with product MGDNPNLVEVMINGKPYKMKSPSDIEYMREIANTVDHMITEIRKMNKKLDREDMAVLTALNLADRLKKKEDEIERLNETVSRLMSENEGLKRNIEELTKELNDFITAFDRSKNFKL from the coding sequence ATGGGTGATAACCCCAATCTCGTGGAAGTAATGATAAATGGGAAACCATATAAGATGAAAAGTCCCAGTGATATAGAGTATATGAGAGAAATTGCAAACACTGTAGACCATATGATAACGGAAATACGTAAAATGAATAAGAAGCTGGACAGGGAAGACATGGCTGTACTTACCGCCCTGAATCTTGCTGACAGGCTCAAGAAAAAAGAAGATGAGATAGAAAGGTTGAACGAAACTGTGTCCAGGCTTATGTCGGAGAATGAGGGATTAAAGAGAAATATTGAGGAGTTGACAAAAGAATTAAATGATTTTATTACTGCTTTTGACAGGAGCAAGAATTTTAAGCTATGA
- a CDS encoding response regulator, translated as MEKTKIMIVDDHTMLREGLKKLIEMEDDLEVIAMAGNGQEAIDNAIRYMPDIIFMDISMPGINGIEAAKTIKKEVPCSKIIFLTIHDDRAYMNEAMKLKPGGYILKDADSSILIDAIRTVHEGGTYTYPDVYDICTCNDDVCELSTREVEVLNLLTQGLTNKEIAQKLLISEKTVKNHLYSIFKKLGVQDRTQAVLYAIKNNLS; from the coding sequence ATGGAGAAAACTAAGATAATGATAGTTGATGATCACACCATGTTGAGGGAAGGACTAAAAAAATTGATAGAGATGGAGGACGACCTTGAGGTCATAGCTATGGCAGGAAATGGCCAGGAGGCTATAGACAATGCCATAAGATATATGCCGGATATTATATTTATGGATATTTCTATGCCGGGAATTAATGGGATTGAAGCAGCAAAAACCATAAAAAAGGAGGTACCGTGCAGCAAGATAATTTTTTTGACTATACATGATGACCGTGCCTATATGAATGAGGCCATGAAATTGAAACCAGGTGGATATATATTAAAGGATGCTGACAGTAGCATACTTATCGATGCTATAAGGACCGTACATGAAGGAGGTACCTACACATATCCTGATGTATATGATATATGTACATGCAATGATGATGTGTGCGAACTTTCAACCAGAGAGGTTGAGGTTCTGAACTTGCTTACTCAAGGGCTTACTAATAAAGAGATTGCTCAAAAGTTGCTTATAAGCGAAAAGACTGTCAAAAATCATTTATACAGCATTTTTAAAAAGCTTGGTGTTCAGGACAGGACTCAGGCTGTGCTGTATGCAATAAAAAATAATTTAAGTTAA
- a CDS encoding sensor histidine kinase, with amino-acid sequence MSDSSKKIEVIVDRVLRSLEESKEDIISIVDNAEKELNDIKNELESIKVRVNTIIDEVEELEKRDRSARYRLMVISKDFNRYGEEDIKNAYDEAKDIQIKLMMKKQEEKILIENRNELERRLKKQDELLERARHLYKNVDIAFKFLRDSLNNINTQLVNFQNREELIFHVLRAQEDERQKMERDLHDGPVQDIANLLYKVEICQRLINKDIGQALEELEGLKKAIKQCIKDLRGIIYELKPHGLSELGFISALKTYISDFEMETGINTEMMVFGIETRLDDEIEIALFRIAQECLSNIKKHSRAKNACVRCEFTSSGVSLVIEDDGVGFDTDIVNNPIKGHYGLLGIRERVALLQGRCDINSSSNGTKISINIPLYDGEFKNGEN; translated from the coding sequence ATGAGCGATAGCAGTAAAAAAATTGAAGTCATTGTAGATAGGGTTTTAAGGTCTCTGGAAGAGAGTAAAGAGGATATTATTTCTATTGTGGACAATGCAGAAAAAGAGCTGAACGATATTAAAAATGAGTTGGAGTCAATAAAAGTAAGGGTCAATACAATTATTGATGAAGTGGAAGAACTGGAGAAGAGGGATCGTTCGGCAAGATACAGACTCATGGTCATCAGCAAGGACTTCAACAGATATGGTGAAGAAGATATAAAAAATGCTTATGATGAGGCAAAGGATATTCAGATCAAACTGATGATGAAAAAACAGGAGGAAAAAATTCTAATAGAGAATAGAAATGAACTTGAAAGAAGATTAAAAAAGCAGGATGAGCTTTTAGAGAGAGCAAGACACCTGTATAAGAATGTAGATATTGCCTTTAAGTTCTTGAGAGACTCATTGAATAATATTAATACTCAACTTGTCAATTTTCAAAACAGAGAGGAACTTATCTTTCATGTTTTAAGAGCGCAGGAAGATGAGAGGCAGAAGATGGAGCGGGATCTTCATGACGGGCCTGTTCAAGACATTGCTAACCTGCTCTATAAGGTAGAGATATGTCAGAGGTTGATAAATAAGGACATTGGCCAGGCCTTGGAAGAGCTTGAAGGGTTAAAAAAGGCTATAAAACAGTGTATCAAAGACCTGCGTGGGATTATTTATGAGCTGAAGCCCCATGGATTGAGTGAATTGGGGTTTATCTCAGCCCTGAAGACATATATTTCCGATTTCGAAATGGAGACCGGCATTAATACGGAGATGATGGTCTTTGGTATAGAGACAAGACTGGACGATGAAATAGAAATAGCGCTTTTTCGTATTGCTCAGGAATGCCTGAGTAATATAAAAAAACACTCAAGGGCAAAAAACGCTTGTGTACGGTGTGAGTTTACAAGCAGTGGAGTTTCACTTGTAATTGAGGATGATGGGGTTGGTTTTGATACGGATATAGTAAATAATCCCATTAAGGGCCATTATGGACTTCTGGGGATAAGGGAACGGGTTGCTCTTTTGCAGGGCAGATGTGATATAAACAGTTCTTCAAATGGTACGAAAATAAGTATAAACATACCTTTATATGATGGAGAGTTTAAAAATGGAGAAAACTAA
- a CDS encoding transglycosylase domain-containing protein gives MNDGNEKSHRQRGKSKKRFNIFHIVLISILLIIVIAVGAVGGYVLAAIRSAPPLNPDEFLTQSQSSIVYAPDPKNSGSYIQVANLHGDQNRLWVSINKIPDNLKNAFIATEDARFYKHHGIDFIRIMGAFVANIKAGDITQGGSTITQQLIKTVMLSPEKTLKRKIQEAYLAYQLENVYSKDQILEAYLNTIFLGSPNINVNGVEAASLIYFGKHVDQLDLAECAVIAGITKNPSRYSPYANEKNAKERQELVLKLMLEQGYITQDEYEKAINEKLEYKTAQWVTDYDHAYFVDQVINDVINDLQKKYNYSRDDAVKKVYNGGLKIYSTMDISVQENIEKSFENNDLFPQTKKDTNGALQPQGAMIIIDYHTGEIKGIVGGRGHEGKRLLNRATQSKRQPGSSIKPLTVYTPAIDNGYTTRSPIDDTPFVVHQKGGDWQVHNYENNYWGRISLREAIQYSRNIPAAKLVMALGVDTSVKYAESFGLDIDPEDRYPAPMALGGLTHGVSPLQMAAAYGALANGGVYITPHTYTKVVDKDGSVLLENKPDKHVVVSKQVAYIMTSLMRSVVSGGTGTGAQIPNMPVAGKTGTTSNYKDAWFVGYTPYYSAAVWMGYDQNEVLKAPNGRYVTGGSYPARLWKDVMTKVHEGLTSKEFDVPDGLTWVDVCKDSGELPTDLCARDPRGSRVVRDIFIKGTEPKGYCTVHQVATVDVTTGKLATEYCPPEDVQTKVFMNIPDRDPSLNTRDKAYILPEEYCDIHGPATQSPWPGQSEPPQNGVEAPGSGQTNGDTENNTPGSPQEENVNGNNAVTGALNQIRKFIDNNIDNNKEKRADKN, from the coding sequence ATGAATGACGGCAATGAAAAAAGCCACAGGCAGAGAGGGAAGAGTAAAAAACGCTTTAATATATTTCATATAGTCTTAATAAGTATCCTACTTATTATTGTAATAGCAGTAGGAGCCGTAGGGGGATATGTGCTGGCAGCAATACGCAGTGCTCCTCCATTAAATCCTGATGAATTCTTAACACAGAGTCAATCATCCATAGTTTACGCACCTGATCCAAAAAACAGTGGCTCGTACATTCAGGTAGCTAACCTGCACGGAGATCAGAACAGACTCTGGGTTAGCATAAATAAAATCCCTGATAACTTAAAAAACGCATTTATAGCCACAGAAGACGCCAGGTTTTATAAACATCATGGAATAGATTTTATCAGAATAATGGGCGCTTTTGTTGCAAATATTAAAGCCGGTGACATTACACAAGGCGGAAGCACCATTACACAGCAGTTAATTAAGACAGTCATGTTAAGCCCGGAAAAAACACTAAAGCGCAAAATCCAGGAGGCATATCTTGCATACCAGTTGGAGAACGTATATTCAAAAGACCAAATACTGGAGGCATATTTAAATACCATATTTCTGGGCTCACCAAATATTAACGTCAATGGTGTTGAAGCAGCTTCACTTATATATTTTGGAAAGCATGTAGACCAGCTTGACCTGGCAGAATGTGCAGTTATTGCCGGTATAACTAAAAATCCTTCAAGGTATTCTCCTTATGCCAATGAGAAAAACGCCAAAGAAAGGCAGGAACTGGTTTTGAAACTGATGCTTGAGCAGGGATACATTACACAAGATGAATATGAAAAGGCAATAAATGAAAAGCTGGAGTATAAAACTGCTCAATGGGTAACTGATTATGATCACGCATACTTTGTTGATCAGGTTATCAACGACGTTATAAACGACCTACAAAAAAAATACAACTATTCAAGAGATGATGCTGTAAAAAAAGTATATAACGGCGGCTTAAAAATATACAGCACCATGGATATATCAGTTCAAGAAAATATCGAAAAATCCTTTGAAAACAATGATCTTTTTCCACAGACCAAAAAAGATACAAATGGTGCACTTCAGCCACAGGGGGCAATGATTATTATCGATTATCATACCGGGGAGATTAAAGGTATAGTTGGCGGGAGAGGCCATGAAGGGAAAAGATTATTAAACAGAGCCACTCAGTCTAAAAGACAACCTGGTTCTTCAATTAAGCCCCTTACGGTATATACACCTGCCATAGATAATGGTTACACTACCCGTTCACCCATAGACGACACACCGTTTGTTGTACATCAGAAAGGCGGAGACTGGCAGGTACACAATTATGAAAATAACTACTGGGGGCGTATTAGCCTTAGAGAAGCAATACAATATTCCAGAAACATACCGGCCGCCAAGCTGGTTATGGCTCTGGGGGTGGATACATCCGTAAAGTATGCTGAAAGTTTTGGCCTCGATATAGACCCTGAGGATAGATATCCTGCCCCCATGGCATTAGGCGGTCTTACACATGGTGTATCTCCGCTGCAGATGGCCGCTGCTTATGGAGCCTTAGCTAATGGCGGAGTCTATATAACGCCTCATACCTATACAAAGGTGGTTGATAAAGACGGGTCTGTACTTCTGGAAAATAAACCCGACAAACATGTGGTGGTCAGCAAACAGGTGGCATACATCATGACAAGTCTTATGCGCAGTGTTGTATCTGGCGGTACAGGTACAGGTGCTCAAATACCCAATATGCCTGTAGCAGGCAAAACTGGTACAACCAGCAATTACAAAGACGCCTGGTTTGTAGGTTACACACCTTATTACTCTGCTGCGGTATGGATGGGATATGACCAAAACGAGGTATTAAAGGCACCCAACGGCAGATACGTAACAGGCGGCAGTTACCCGGCCAGGCTGTGGAAGGATGTAATGACAAAGGTGCATGAGGGGCTTACATCAAAAGAATTTGATGTGCCTGACGGACTCACGTGGGTTGATGTATGCAAAGATTCCGGAGAATTACCTACTGATCTGTGTGCCAGAGACCCGAGGGGCTCAAGGGTTGTAAGGGATATATTCATAAAAGGAACAGAGCCAAAGGGATACTGCACTGTCCATCAGGTTGCAACCGTTGATGTAACAACAGGCAAACTCGCAACAGAATACTGTCCGCCAGAAGATGTTCAAACGAAAGTGTTTATGAACATACCAGACAGGGATCCTTCATTGAACACAAGGGACAAGGCATATATACTGCCAGAGGAATACTGCGATATCCATGGGCCAGCAACACAGTCGCCATGGCCTGGCCAGTCTGAACCTCCGCAAAATGGTGTAGAAGCACCCGGTAGCGGGCAAACGAACGGTGACACGGAAAATAATACCCCAGGCAGTCCCCAAGAAGAAAATGTTAATGGCAATAATGCTGTCACTGGAGCATTAAACCAGATAAGAAAATTCATTGATAACAATATTGATAACAATAAGGAAAAGAGAGCAGATAAAAATTAA
- the tyrS gene encoding tyrosine--tRNA ligase, with protein MLDLEEQMKIIKKGVAEIISEDELRERLKKSIEDGRPLKIKFGMDPTAPDIHLGHTVILRKLRQFQDLGHEVTLLIGDFTSLVGDPTGRSETRKPMTREKIMENARTYQEQAFKILDPNKTIIRFNSEWLSKLTFEEVLVLSSKYTVARMLERDDFEKRFKSNIPIYIHEFMYPLMQGYDSVALGCDIEFGGTDQKFNILMGRMLQREYGKENGQIAILMPILEGIDGTKKMSKSLGNYIGIDEDPNDIYGKIMSIPDELIIRYYNLVTDVHPDKIEEIKSKMDDGSLNPRDAKMALAREIVSLYYGREKALEAEENFKTIFQRNEIPEDIEEIMVDSEIFNDGKVWLPKLLTVVGLTPTNNEAKRMIEQGAVRLNGERITSIEEDIKVNNGDVIQVGKRRFARLIVK; from the coding sequence ATGCTGGATCTGGAAGAACAAATGAAAATAATAAAAAAAGGTGTGGCAGAGATAATTTCAGAGGATGAACTGAGGGAAAGATTGAAAAAATCTATTGAAGATGGAAGGCCATTGAAAATCAAGTTTGGGATGGATCCAACTGCCCCTGACATTCATCTTGGTCATACTGTTATATTACGCAAGTTAAGGCAGTTTCAAGACCTTGGGCATGAGGTGACCCTGCTTATAGGAGATTTTACGTCATTAGTAGGGGACCCTACAGGAAGGTCTGAGACGAGAAAACCAATGACACGGGAAAAGATAATGGAAAATGCCAGGACGTATCAGGAACAGGCGTTTAAAATTTTGGATCCAAACAAAACTATTATAAGATTTAACAGCGAATGGCTTTCTAAATTGACATTTGAGGAAGTGCTTGTCCTGTCATCAAAGTATACAGTGGCCAGGATGCTGGAAAGGGATGACTTTGAGAAGAGGTTTAAGTCTAATATTCCTATATACATACATGAATTTATGTACCCGCTTATGCAGGGCTATGATTCTGTGGCATTGGGGTGTGATATTGAGTTTGGCGGTACAGACCAGAAATTTAACATATTGATGGGGAGAATGTTGCAAAGGGAATATGGCAAAGAAAATGGTCAGATAGCTATTCTCATGCCTATTTTAGAGGGTATAGATGGGACAAAAAAGATGAGTAAGAGCCTGGGAAACTACATTGGCATAGATGAGGATCCCAATGATATATACGGCAAGATTATGTCTATACCTGATGAGCTTATAATCAGATACTATAATCTGGTTACGGATGTCCATCCTGATAAGATAGAAGAGATAAAGTCCAAAATGGATGATGGTTCATTGAATCCGAGGGATGCCAAAATGGCACTCGCCAGGGAAATAGTTTCACTCTATTATGGCAGGGAAAAGGCTTTAGAGGCGGAAGAGAACTTTAAAACCATTTTTCAGAGAAATGAGATACCTGAAGACATAGAGGAAATAATGGTTGATTCTGAGATATTTAATGATGGGAAGGTATGGCTGCCTAAGCTTTTGACTGTTGTAGGCCTTACCCCTACAAACAATGAGGCTAAGAGAATGATAGAACAGGGTGCTGTAAGATTGAATGGAGAGAGGATTACAAGTATTGAAGAGGATATAAAGGTCAATAATGGGGACGTCATTCAGGTTGGCAAGAGAAGATTTGCAAGGTTAATAGTAAAGTAA
- the yunB gene encoding sporulation protein YunB yields the protein MKRRMGFRIHRVHRYRKAGSRIRVNRPLLYFLFTIVLLSAAFLFIEEQIRPTVVAIGQAKARTIATDIINTAAKEALGYDGYKDLFYVITDNNKKVAMVEPNTVKINNLVSNTVNILQNRLNALGTIDSYIYLGSIFNSQLFANLGPKIRLKLYSVGSTSVSYRTTFDKAGINQTRYMLELIVNVRMQVVAPFISDSVDVLNNVPIAEMIIVGDVPQSYIDVNDENVPTTLPYPSPIIPPEIKVK from the coding sequence ATGAAAAGGCGAATGGGGTTCAGGATACATAGAGTTCATCGTTATAGGAAAGCTGGCAGCAGGATAAGGGTTAACCGGCCTCTGCTGTATTTTTTGTTCACTATTGTGCTGCTTTCCGCTGCTTTTTTGTTTATTGAAGAGCAGATAAGGCCTACTGTCGTTGCTATTGGCCAGGCAAAGGCAAGGACTATAGCTACCGATATAATTAACACAGCAGCTAAAGAGGCACTGGGTTATGATGGATATAAAGACCTGTTTTACGTGATAACCGATAATAACAAGAAGGTAGCCATGGTGGAGCCAAACACAGTGAAGATAAACAACCTTGTCTCAAATACAGTCAATATTTTGCAGAATAGACTAAATGCATTGGGTACTATTGATAGCTATATATATCTCGGTTCTATCTTTAACAGTCAGCTGTTTGCTAATCTTGGTCCAAAGATTAGGCTCAAGTTATATTCTGTAGGAAGTACAAGCGTGAGTTATCGTACTACATTTGATAAGGCAGGAATTAATCAGACAAGGTATATGCTGGAGCTTATCGTAAATGTCAGGATGCAGGTTGTGGCACCTTTTATAAGCGACAGTGTAGATGTTTTAAACAATGTGCCCATTGCCGAGATGATTATAGTAGGTGATGTGCCTCAGAGCTATATCGATGTAAACGATGAAAATGTGCCGACAACGCTTCCATACCCCAGTCCTATAATACCTCCAGAAATAAAAGTAAAGTAA
- a CDS encoding rubredoxin-like domain-containing protein: MWRCSVCGLIYEGEEAPDVCPKCGAGKDKFEKVAEDKETLINRSRFSNGLHMELYGMMTKIVELAQKGIDDNLDPACVKIFNEEKEAALMFQRKIMAELQTHMNKSKWG; encoded by the coding sequence ATGTGGAGATGTTCAGTATGCGGTTTGATCTATGAGGGTGAAGAAGCACCAGATGTATGCCCTAAATGCGGCGCCGGTAAGGACAAGTTTGAAAAGGTTGCTGAAGATAAGGAGACTTTGATAAACAGGTCCAGGTTTTCAAATGGCCTCCATATGGAGCTTTATGGTATGATGACAAAGATCGTGGAGTTGGCTCAGAAAGGGATTGATGATAATCTCGATCCAGCGTGTGTGAAGATATTTAATGAAGAGAAAGAAGCAGCTCTGATGTTCCAAAGGAAGATCATGGCTGAGCTTCAGACTCATATGAACAAGAGCAAGTGGGGTTAA
- the thpR gene encoding RNA 2',3'-cyclic phosphodiesterase yields MRAFVAINFPEYIKEEIKGVQDSLKPHVKSARWTRPGNFHLTLKFLGEIDRIQKESACAAIKQVCADMLPFEIEFDGLGYFGTQGDMKVVWIGLNGGIEEIMFLHNNIEKTFKDSGFPSDKKGFKPHITIARDVRILSSLDGPSFRLNLSKIVVSEISLMLSENKGAGFYYTPLYTCRF; encoded by the coding sequence TTGAGGGCATTTGTGGCCATTAATTTTCCTGAGTATATAAAGGAGGAAATCAAAGGCGTTCAGGACTCGCTGAAACCACATGTGAAGAGTGCCAGATGGACCAGGCCGGGGAACTTTCATCTTACACTAAAATTTTTGGGTGAAATTGACAGGATTCAAAAGGAATCAGCATGTGCGGCTATTAAGCAGGTATGTGCGGACATGCTTCCCTTTGAAATTGAATTTGATGGTTTGGGATATTTTGGTACCCAAGGGGATATGAAGGTTGTCTGGATTGGCCTAAATGGCGGCATAGAAGAAATTATGTTTCTTCATAACAATATTGAAAAAACTTTTAAAGATTCGGGCTTTCCCTCAGACAAGAAGGGTTTTAAACCACACATAACCATTGCCAGGGATGTAAGAATTTTAAGTTCTCTTGATGGCCCATCTTTCAGATTGAATCTGAGTAAAATTGTAGTAAGCGAGATTTCGTTAATGCTCAGTGAAAACAAAGGGGCAGGATTTTATTATACCCCTCTTTATACTTGCAGGTTTTGA
- a CDS encoding endonuclease MutS2 has translation MSKRDLKALEYDRIIEMLKGLTFTAMGYERAGALYPEHDMNVIKLRLNETQEALRFIGFKGFPVTGKLKDIRGILNSLRIGSELNPGELLDISRILNFCEIMRDYILNDDLGCELITDYGAKIKPHRELRDDIESKIISEEEIDDNASQELFSIRRKIKNLNISIREKLNSIITSPQYQKMLQDPIITIREGRYVIPVKQEFKGAVNGIIHDQSASGATLYIEPMPIVEMNNEIRQLELKERHEIERILKDLSERVRQVLEDIEEDIYILGELDFIFARAYLAQKMNAVKPELNDRGILKLKKARHPLIPVEKVVPIDIEVGRDFDVLVITGPNTGGKTVSLKTAGLLELMALSGLFVPAESGSEVAVFDNIFADIGDEQSIEQSLSTFSSHISNIVRIIDNVQENSLVLLDELGAGTDPTEGAALGIGILEFFREHGIRVIATTHYSEVKAYALKMERVENASVEFDVSTLRPTYRLMIGVPGKSNAFLISERLGLDKGIIEKAKEYLSTEEISMEDLIVDLERNRIQAEEDRRRAELLTREIESMKEELEEEKRKLELERVEVIKEAKDKANRLISETKKEANRIIKELRELNKIEDRSRRDREIERLRREMNERLSPDEEVLKEIKGKPLKLIPGMDIFIKSIGQKGTILRIDGEKVEVQAGIMKITVDESDLLEVESKKKVTVQKQAALKLNKVSTISPQIDIRGMNLDDAVIVIDKYLDDAYLSGLKQVNIIHGKGTGVLRNGIRDFLRGDKRVSSFRLGNLNEGGDGVTVVELK, from the coding sequence ATATCCAAAAGAGATCTAAAAGCTTTGGAGTATGACAGGATAATTGAGATGTTAAAAGGCCTTACCTTTACTGCGATGGGATATGAACGTGCCGGAGCCTTATATCCTGAACATGATATGAATGTGATAAAGCTCAGACTAAATGAAACACAGGAAGCCCTGAGGTTTATCGGTTTTAAAGGATTTCCGGTAACCGGTAAGTTGAAGGATATAAGAGGGATATTAAACAGTCTTAGGATAGGCTCTGAGCTCAATCCTGGTGAACTTCTGGACATATCAAGGATTTTAAATTTCTGTGAAATAATGAGGGATTATATATTAAATGATGATTTGGGTTGTGAGTTAATTACAGATTACGGGGCCAAGATAAAACCTCACAGAGAGCTCAGAGATGATATTGAGTCTAAGATTATCTCAGAAGAAGAGATTGATGATAATGCAAGCCAGGAGCTTTTTTCTATAAGGCGGAAAATAAAAAATCTCAATATTTCCATACGCGAAAAACTTAATTCGATTATAACATCTCCCCAATACCAGAAAATGCTTCAAGATCCTATAATAACCATCAGGGAAGGACGATATGTCATACCGGTTAAGCAGGAATTTAAAGGGGCTGTAAATGGTATAATACATGACCAATCTGCCAGTGGGGCAACGCTCTATATTGAGCCCATGCCGATAGTAGAGATGAACAACGAGATAAGGCAGTTAGAGTTAAAGGAGAGGCATGAAATAGAGAGAATATTAAAAGATTTGAGTGAAAGGGTGAGGCAGGTACTTGAGGACATAGAAGAGGATATTTATATATTAGGTGAACTGGATTTCATATTTGCAAGGGCATACCTCGCCCAGAAGATGAATGCGGTAAAGCCTGAACTTAATGACAGAGGTATATTAAAACTCAAGAAGGCCAGGCATCCGCTTATACCTGTGGAAAAGGTAGTACCAATTGATATTGAAGTTGGTAGAGACTTTGATGTACTTGTAATAACAGGGCCAAATACAGGTGGTAAGACCGTATCATTAAAGACTGCAGGGCTTCTTGAACTCATGGCGCTTTCTGGTCTCTTTGTTCCTGCAGAGAGCGGTTCTGAGGTAGCGGTTTTTGATAACATCTTTGCCGATATAGGTGACGAACAGAGTATTGAGCAATCCCTCAGTACATTCTCATCTCATATATCCAATATAGTCAGGATAATTGACAATGTACAAGAAAATAGCCTTGTGCTCTTGGATGAGCTTGGAGCAGGGACAGACCCCACAGAAGGTGCAGCACTGGGCATTGGTATACTGGAATTTTTCAGAGAACACGGTATAAGGGTTATAGCCACAACGCATTACAGTGAGGTCAAAGCCTATGCGCTTAAAATGGAAAGGGTGGAAAATGCCAGTGTTGAGTTTGATGTAAGCACACTTAGGCCTACATACAGGCTTATGATAGGAGTTCCTGGCAAAAGCAATGCATTTTTAATATCTGAAAGATTGGGGCTTGATAAGGGGATAATTGAAAAGGCAAAGGAATATTTGTCTACTGAGGAGATAAGTATGGAGGACCTGATTGTAGACCTTGAGAGGAACAGGATTCAGGCAGAGGAGGATAGAAGGAGAGCAGAGCTCCTCACAAGAGAGATAGAGTCAATGAAAGAAGAACTTGAAGAAGAAAAGAGGAAGTTGGAGCTTGAAAGGGTAGAGGTAATCAAGGAGGCTAAGGATAAAGCAAACAGACTGATTTCTGAGACAAAAAAAGAGGCAAACCGTATAATAAAAGAATTAAGAGAGCTAAATAAGATAGAGGATCGTTCCAGGAGAGATAGGGAGATTGAAAGGTTAAGAAGAGAAATGAATGAAAGGTTGAGCCCAGATGAAGAGGTATTAAAGGAGATAAAGGGCAAACCTTTGAAGCTTATCCCTGGCATGGATATTTTTATTAAGTCTATCGGTCAAAAGGGCACAATATTGAGAATCGATGGGGAAAAGGTTGAGGTACAGGCAGGGATAATGAAGATTACTGTGGATGAATCAGACCTCCTGGAGGTAGAGTCAAAGAAGAAGGTAACAGTGCAAAAGCAGGCTGCACTTAAATTGAACAAGGTAAGCACCATTTCTCCTCAGATAGATATCAGGGGGATGAATTTAGATGATGCTGTTATCGTGATTGATAAATACCTTGATGATGCATATCTTTCAGGGTTAAAACAGGTAAACATTATTCATGGAAAAGGGACAGGGGTGCTCAGAAATGGCATAAGAGATTTTCTCAGGGGAGATAAAAGGGTTTCATCATTCAGGTTGGGTAACTTAAATGAAGGTGGAGATGGCGTTACGGTGGTGGAACTAAAGTAA